The Bordetella sp. FB-8 genome includes a window with the following:
- the tcuA gene encoding FAD-dependent tricarballylate dehydrogenase TcuA, with product MVDVLVIGGGNAALCAALMAREAGASVLILEAAPRPWRGGNSQHTRNLRCMHDAPQDVLVEAYPEEEFWQDLLKVTGGITDEHLARLVIRASSSCRDWMRKHGVNFQPPLSGALHVARTNAFFMGGGKALINAYYRSAEQLGVQVRYDAPVASLDLRDGRFLAARLANGERVQARACVLAAGGFESNLEWLRQAWGQNERGEWPADNFLIRGTRFNQGVLLKFMMDAGADVIGDPSQSHCVAIDARAPLYDGGICTRIDCVSLGVVLNRDAERFYDEGEDFWPKRYAIWGRLTAMQPGQIAYSIIDAKAVGRFMPPVFPGTQAETLPELARKLGLDEARFMQTLTAYNAACRVGTFDHTALDDCHTEGVAPAKTHWARPIDTAPFFGYPLRPGITFTYLSLKVDETAAVRFNDKPSDNLFVAGEMMAGNVLGKGYTAGVGMSIGTAFGRIAGTGAAAAARQQQQQQGV from the coding sequence ATGGTAGACGTACTGGTCATCGGCGGAGGCAATGCCGCGCTGTGCGCCGCGCTTATGGCCCGCGAGGCAGGCGCCAGCGTGCTGATCCTGGAAGCCGCGCCCAGGCCGTGGCGCGGCGGCAATTCGCAGCACACCCGCAATCTGCGCTGCATGCACGATGCCCCGCAGGACGTGCTGGTCGAAGCCTACCCCGAGGAAGAGTTCTGGCAGGACCTGCTCAAAGTCACCGGCGGCATCACTGATGAACACCTGGCGCGCCTGGTCATCCGCGCCTCGTCCAGCTGCCGCGACTGGATGCGCAAGCACGGCGTGAATTTCCAGCCGCCTCTGTCGGGCGCGCTGCACGTGGCGCGCACCAACGCCTTCTTCATGGGCGGCGGCAAGGCCCTGATCAACGCCTATTACCGCAGCGCCGAGCAGCTCGGCGTACAGGTGCGCTACGACGCTCCGGTCGCATCGCTCGATTTGCGCGACGGCCGTTTTCTTGCCGCGCGCCTGGCCAACGGCGAGCGTGTCCAGGCGCGCGCCTGCGTATTGGCCGCGGGCGGCTTCGAATCGAACCTCGAATGGCTGCGACAGGCCTGGGGCCAGAACGAGCGTGGCGAATGGCCGGCCGACAACTTCCTGATCCGCGGCACGCGCTTTAACCAGGGCGTGCTGCTCAAATTCATGATGGACGCCGGCGCCGACGTCATCGGCGACCCTTCGCAATCGCACTGCGTGGCCATCGACGCACGCGCGCCGCTGTACGACGGCGGCATCTGCACCCGCATCGACTGCGTTTCGCTGGGCGTGGTGCTCAACCGCGACGCCGAGCGCTTCTACGACGAGGGCGAAGACTTCTGGCCCAAGCGCTATGCCATCTGGGGACGCCTGACGGCCATGCAGCCCGGCCAGATCGCCTACTCGATCATCGATGCCAAGGCCGTGGGCCGTTTCATGCCGCCGGTCTTTCCCGGCACGCAGGCCGAAACCCTGCCGGAGCTGGCCCGCAAACTCGGGCTGGACGAAGCGCGCTTCATGCAAACCCTGACTGCATACAACGCCGCCTGCCGCGTCGGCACCTTCGACCACACGGCCCTGGACGACTGCCATACCGAAGGCGTCGCGCCCGCCAAAACGCACTGGGCGCGCCCCATCGACACCGCCCCCTTCTTTGGCTACCCCCTGCGCCCCGGCATCACCTTCACCTACCTGAGTCTGAAGGTGGACGAGACGGCGGCGGTGCGTTTTAACGACAAGCCCAGCGACAACCTCTTCGTGGCCGGCGAAATGATGGCCGGCAACGTGCTGGGCAAGGGCTATACGGCGGGAGTCGGGATGTCGATCGGCACCGCCTTCGGCCGCATCGCCGGCACAGGCGCCGCGGCCGCGGCCAGGCAGCAGCAGCAGCAACAGGGAGTCTGA
- the tcuB gene encoding tricarballylate utilization 4Fe-4S protein TcuB, which produces MTELETLAKQAQAQVRGPVPAALTENEGEVARVMQICNACRYCEGFCAVFPAMTRRLEFHKADIDYLANLCHNCGACLHACQYAPPHEFGVNVPRAMAKVRVQTYSDYAWPAGLGALYKRNGLTLAVALAAGLALFLAMLKRVQGELFRDSQPSNFYAVFAHNTLALMFGAVFLLAVFALGKGVTRFWREVSPGAATGPAVAEATHDALRLKYLDGGHGKGCNNEDDAFTLKRRRCHHLTFYGFMLCFASTCVATIYHYFLGLEAPYPVTSIPVLLGSIGGIGLVLGTTGLWRLNLRRAPEQGDTAQRPMDRGFIALLFLVALTGLLLLLLRDTGAMGLMLALHLGCVMALFLTLPYGKFAHGVYRSAALLKWAIEKRQPNKLQLGSD; this is translated from the coding sequence ATGACCGAACTCGAAACGCTGGCAAAACAGGCGCAGGCCCAGGTCCGCGGCCCCGTCCCCGCGGCCTTGACCGAAAACGAGGGCGAAGTCGCCCGCGTCATGCAGATCTGCAATGCCTGCCGCTATTGCGAAGGCTTTTGCGCGGTGTTCCCCGCCATGACGCGGCGGCTGGAATTTCACAAGGCCGACATCGACTACCTGGCCAACCTCTGCCATAACTGCGGCGCCTGCCTGCACGCCTGCCAGTACGCCCCGCCACACGAATTCGGCGTGAACGTGCCGCGAGCCATGGCCAAGGTGCGCGTGCAGACCTACAGCGACTATGCGTGGCCAGCCGGGTTGGGCGCGCTGTACAAGCGCAACGGCCTGACGCTCGCGGTGGCGCTGGCCGCCGGCCTGGCGCTGTTTCTGGCCATGCTCAAGCGTGTGCAGGGCGAACTGTTCCGTGACTCGCAGCCAAGCAATTTCTACGCCGTGTTCGCGCACAACACCCTGGCGCTGATGTTCGGCGCGGTCTTTCTCCTGGCCGTGTTCGCACTGGGCAAGGGCGTGACGCGGTTCTGGCGCGAGGTCAGCCCGGGCGCGGCCACCGGCCCCGCGGTGGCCGAGGCCACCCACGACGCCCTGCGCCTGAAATACCTGGACGGCGGCCACGGCAAGGGCTGCAACAACGAGGACGATGCCTTCACGCTCAAGCGCCGCCGCTGCCACCACCTGACCTTCTACGGCTTCATGCTGTGCTTTGCCTCGACCTGCGTAGCCACGATCTACCACTACTTCCTCGGCCTGGAGGCGCCCTACCCCGTGACCAGCATTCCCGTGCTGCTGGGGTCGATCGGCGGTATCGGGCTGGTGCTCGGCACGACAGGCCTCTGGCGCCTGAACCTGCGGCGCGCGCCCGAGCAGGGCGACACGGCCCAGCGCCCCATGGACCGCGGCTTCATCGCCCTGCTGTTCCTGGTGGCGCTGACCGGGCTGCTGCTGCTGCTGCTGCGCGATACCGGCGCCATGGGGCTCATGCTGGCGCTGCACCTGGGCTGCGTCATGGCCCTGTTCCTCACCCTGCCTTACGGCAAGTTCGCCCACGGCGTCTACCGCAGCGCGGCCCTCTTGAAATGGGCCATCGAAAAGCGCCAACCGAACAAGCTGCAGCTGGGATCCGATTGA